One Formosa agariphila KMM 3901 genomic window, TCGCTTAATAGCGATTCTAAACCGTTGGCACTTTGTTTTAGCTCGTCCATATAACTTGGAGATACAGTGGTAACAATCCAAGAACATTTTATTGCCGATGCTAACGGGTTAATGTTATGATTCCAATCTAATAAACCAACACGACTAAATTTAAACTCAGGAATAAGGTATACCAAATCGTGAGAAAATGCACCTTGATATTGTGCATTATGAATAGTAAAAGCCACAGGAATTTTTCTTAGCATAGAATATCTAAACGATTCTTGTGCCATAAACGGAATTAATCCGGTATGGTGGTCGTGACAATGTATAACATCTGGTAACGTTTCACTTTGAGCAATCCAGTCTAACGCTGCTATTTGAAACGCTAAAAATCGTTCGGTATCGTATGTTGTATACACAAAGTCTGTATACAGTAATTCCGGTACATCTACAAAATAGATTTCGAAACCTAAATTATTATCTAATAAGGTTAGGATTCTAAAATCATAATCGGTTTCACCTAACTGAATGGTGTCGTTATATACCGGTTTAAATTTATGAGTTTTAGTAAATTTATTATTATAAAAGGGCATTACTACCTGGCTAGAAGCCCCAAGCTCATTCTGATATTTAGGGAGTGCCCCTAAAACATCTGCTAGTCCGCCAATTTTGGCGATAGGATAACATTCGGCACTTAAATGGGTGATAATCATAGTTTATAAAATGGCATTTCTCTATAAACTTAAAAAAAGTATTTCAATCCGTTATTATGTTTCTAATACTATTATTAAAAAAAATGCTATTTGGAATAATTATCTATAATTTATTAGGGACTCTTGAAGATTGGTGTTTTTTGATATAAATACGGAAATTGATTCCATAGTATTGAAAATGAAATATGATTTCAAAAAAAAGACTGCCAGTATGGGCAGTCTTTCTTCATTAAAATATATGTTTTTTATTAGTCGTTTAATTTTAAAACGGCCATAAATGCTTGTTGAGGTATTTCTACATTTCCAACTTGACGCATACGTTTTTTACCTTTCTTTTGTTTTTCTAAAAGTTTACGTTTTCTAGAAATATCTCCACCGTAACATTTTGCTGTTACATCTTTACGTAAGGCTTTAATAGTTTCTCTGGAAATAATTTTTGCTCCAATAGCAGCTTGAATTGGAATATCGAATTGCTGACGAGGAATTAATTCCTTCAGTTTTTCACACATTTTCTTCCCAATATTCTGTGCATTATCTGCGTGAATTAAAGCTGAAAGTGCATCAACGGTTTGTGCATTCAATAAAATATCAAGTCTTACTAATTTCGAAGTTTTCATACCAATTGGATGATAATCGAAAGATGCATATCCTTTAGATACCGTTTTTAAACGGTCGTAAAAATCGAATACAATTTCGGCTAAAGGCATATCGAATGTTAACTCCACACGTTCTGGTGTTAAATACGTCTGGTTTAATATCATTCCTCGTTTTTCAATACAAAGCGACATAACGTTTCCAACAAAGTCTGCTTTAGTAATAATAGTTGCCTTAATATATGGTTCTTCAACTCTGTTTACTGTAGAAGGATCAGGTAAATCTGATGGGTTATTTACAATAAACGGTGTGTCTGGATTTTTGTTTGTGTAGGCATTATAAGATACGTTAGGTACAGTAGTAATTACCGTCATATCAAATTCACGCTCTAAACGTTCTTGTATAATTTCCATGTGAAGCATACCTAAGAATCCACAACGGAAGCCAAAACCTAAAGCCGCAGAACTTTCTGGAAAGAATACTAAAGACGCATCGTTAAGCTGAAGCTTTTCCATAGAGTTACGTAACTCTTCGTAATCTTCGGTGTCTACAGGATAAATACCTGCAAATACCATTGGCTTTACGTCTTCAAAACCTTCAACAATGTTTGTTGTTGGTCTTTCAAAATCTGTAATTGTATCTCCTACCTTTACTTCTTTTGCTGTTTTAATTCCGGTAATTAAGTATCCAACATCACCAGTTTTTACACTTTTCTTAGCAACTTGAGTCAGTTTTAAAGTTCCAACTTCGTCTGCAAAATATTCTTTATCTGTAGCGACAAATTTAATTTTTTGTCCTTTTTTAATTTCACCGTTAAAAACTCTAAAGTAGGTTTCAATACCTCTAAAGGTGTTGTAAACCGAGTCGAAAATTAAGGCTTGAAGCGGGCCATCTGGATCTCCTTTAGGTGCTGGAATGCGTTCAATAACAGCTTCTAAAATTTTATCTACTCCAAAACCTGTTTTTCCACTAGCGTGAATAACATCTTCTGGATTACAACCTAAAAGTTCTACAATATCGTCTGTAACTTCTTCTGGATTGGCACTTGGTAAATCTACTTTATTAAGAACAGGAATAATTTCCAAATCGTTTTCTAAAGCTAAATATAAGTTTGAAATTGTTTGAGCTTGAATACTTTGCGCTGCATCTACAATTAACAGGGCGCCTTCGCAGGCAGCAATAGATCGAGACACTTCGTAAGAGAAATCAACGTGGCCAGGAGTATCAATAAGGTTAAGAACATACTCTTCTCCTTTGTATATATAGTCCATTTGGATGGCATGCGATTTAATGGTAATACCACGCTCGCGCTCCAAATCCATACTATCTAGTAGCTGATTTTGTTTTTCACGTTCGGTCACCGAACCTGTATAATCTAATAAACGATCGGCTAATGTACTTTTACCGTGATCGATGTGTGCAATGATGCAAAAATTTCTGATGTTCTTCATAAAGAAAATTATACCTGGCTTTAATCTGCAAATATAGTTGATTTAGATGAGCAAAATTCATTTTTTTAAATGTAGTTTATGTAAGAAAAATAATCTTAAAATAATGTGGTTTTACCGTAATTGTCTTAATAGTAATTATTATAAATTTGTTTTACTAAACCCATTTCATGCCAACCAAGTTATTGCTATTCATTTTATTGTGCCCTTTTGTTTCGTTTTCTCAAGACATTGAGGTCCGTGGTAAAATTGTAGATCAGCAAAACTTACCAATTGCATATGCTAATGTGGTTCTAAAAAATAGCGAAGACTCCAAAATTCTTCATGGTGCTGTAAGTAACGATGATGGACACTTTGTTATAAAATCGGTTTCTCCAGCAACATATACTTTAGAGATCAGCTTTATTGGGTTTACTACTTATGAAACGACTTTAGAACTCACTAAAGTATTCGATTTACATACTATAACTTTACAAGAATCGGCTGAAAATTTAGATGCCGTAAATCTTGTAGTTAAGCAACCTACCTTTAAAAAACAATCGGACCGAATTGTGTTTAATATTGAACAAACTTCGTTAACAGAGGGTAGTGTGATGGATGTATTAAAAAGTACTCCAGGTGTTTTAATTATGAATGATGAGATTAGTGTAAAAAACAACACTAATATTATTTATTTAATTAATGATAAAAGGGTGTATTTATCTGGCGAAGATTTACAAATTCTGTTATCTGGTACAAATGCAACTTATGTTCAAGAAGTAGAAGTTATTACCAATCCGCCTGCAAAATTCGATGCAGAAGGTGCAGCTGTTATCAATATTAAAATGAGTAAAAACCTAATTACGGGTTACAACGGGAGTCTGTATGCAAACTATACGCAAGGTATACATCCTCGTTTTAAAGTAGGTATGAACCATTTTTATAAAACAGATAAACTAAATATTTTCGCAAATTATTCTTACGGAGAACGTGAAATAAATCTTTACGACGAGAGTACTGTAAATTTTATTGAAAACAATGCCATTGTAGGCGAATGGTCTAGCATAGGAAATAGAGATACTAAATCGAAATCGCATAATGCGAATGCCAATATAGATTATACATTTAATGATGCGAATGTACTTTCTTTTTCTGCAAACGTAAATGTAACGCCATATTGGAAACGTCATGGACTTATGGAAACAGAAGCTATAGATTCTTCTTTTGTTTCTGTAAATGATATAGACGATTCTAAGACAAATATAGCGGCCAACTTAGACTATGTACACACTTCAGAATCGGGGCAGACTCTATCTGTTAATTTACACCACACTAATTACGATTACGATAGGTATCAAGATATAAATTCTGACTATTTTGATGTTAATCATGTAATTTCAAGACAGAACGAGTTTAACTCTGTATCTAATCAAAAAACTAAAATTTATTCAGGGCAGTTAGATTACAGTATGACTTTAAATACTGATGTTGCTTTAGATTTTGGTGTAAAATTTTCAGCGATTGATTCAGATAGTGATGTCGCTCAATTTTATTCAACCAAAGATAGATTTATTAACGACGAAATAAATAGCGGTGTTTTCAATTATAACGAAGAGAATTATGCAGCTTATGTAAACAGTTCTAAATATTGGGATAACTGGAGTATTTCTGTAGGATTACGAGGTGAATTTACCGATGTAGAAGGATTAGCCACTGGGAGTATAGATAAAGGTAATAGTTTCGATTATTTTAAACTTTTTCCAACGTTTAATGTTTCTCACGATTTTAACGAAAGCCACAGTCTAGGTTTATCTTATGGTAAACGTATAGCACGACCAACCTATGCATCTTTAAATCCGTTTAAATACTATTATAACGATTTTGCTTATTTGCAAGGAAACCCTAGTTTACAACCTACAATTTCGCACTTAACTACATTGTCTTATACGTTAAAAGGTACATATACTTTTGAAGTGTATTATCGTTATGAGATTGATCCAATAAATGAATTAGTGTTTCAAAATAATAATAGTAATCGTTTAATTTATTTGCCAACTAATTTAGATAAATCTATTGATTATGGTTTCGATTTTATGACTTATAAACCCATAACAGCGTTTTGGTCAGTATATTTTATAAATTCAATTTTTCATGAAACAGCATATTTCAATGCGGAACAAAGCGGAGGTATTACTGAAACAAATGAAACTTGGGCGATGTATACTAATGTCATGAATTTTTTCTCTTTCTTGGAAGACCGTAGTCTAAATGGTGAAATTTCCTTGTTGTATTTATCGCCAATGATTAATGGATCGTCTAACGTCTCTTCAAGAACACAAGTCGATTTAGGTGTTAAAAAGAGTTTTAATAACGGAAAGTGGGTCGTTTCACTTAAAGCTAGCGATATTTTTAGAACTACAGATTTTACTTTAAAAAATCAATATTTAAACCAAGATAACTCTTATTATAGTAGATTCGATAACCAATGGATACGTTTTGGGTTGCGGTATAACTTCGGAAATACGAAGTTAAAAACCAACGAAAAAGAAGCAAAAGAGCTAAACGAACGTAACCGTTTAAACAACGAAGGTGCTGATCATTAAAAATATTCTATTTACTTGATTTATAATATAATTGACTTTAAATTATTTATGTTATTTTTGAGCAACCATTTTTTATTTTATGTCTTTAAAACTAACATTTCTTTTTTTATTTTGTTCTTATTTCTGTTTCTCTCAAGAAATTAAAATTTCTGGTAAGGTTCTGGATGATCACAAATCACCAATTTCTTATGCAAATGTAATTTTAGTAGACAAAGAAGATCAATCAAAAATATTTGGAACAATAACCAATACCCAAGGCTTCTTCTTGGTAGATAACATAGTCGTTGGAACTTATAATCTAGAAATTAGTTTTGTAGGATACACAGGGTATAATACAGAATTACTTATAGATAAGGTTATGTATTTAAAACCTGTTATTTTAAACGAGATAGCCGAAGAGAACTTAAAAGTAATTGAAGTTACTATAGATGATGATGACGTTAAAAAACCTTCGTAACAAAACGTGTGTTTTTAGAATTTATTTACAAAAAGATATAATTCTTTAATACGTATTTAAATGGTTAGCTTTTAACTCAACATATACAAAATATTAAATAATAGTATTTATTCTCTCAATTTCAGTATTTTTGCACACTTAAAAAAATAGATTTTGGTTAAAATAGATACTATAGAACTTCCCGATTTTCCGTTGCTTTTAGCACCTATGGAAGATGTTAGCGACCCACCCTTTCGTGCATTATGTAAAGAGC contains:
- the lepA gene encoding translation elongation factor 4, whose product is MKNIRNFCIIAHIDHGKSTLADRLLDYTGSVTEREKQNQLLDSMDLERERGITIKSHAIQMDYIYKGEEYVLNLIDTPGHVDFSYEVSRSIAACEGALLIVDAAQSIQAQTISNLYLALENDLEIIPVLNKVDLPSANPEEVTDDIVELLGCNPEDVIHASGKTGFGVDKILEAVIERIPAPKGDPDGPLQALIFDSVYNTFRGIETYFRVFNGEIKKGQKIKFVATDKEYFADEVGTLKLTQVAKKSVKTGDVGYLITGIKTAKEVKVGDTITDFERPTTNIVEGFEDVKPMVFAGIYPVDTEDYEELRNSMEKLQLNDASLVFFPESSAALGFGFRCGFLGMLHMEIIQERLEREFDMTVITTVPNVSYNAYTNKNPDTPFIVNNPSDLPDPSTVNRVEEPYIKATIITKADFVGNVMSLCIEKRGMILNQTYLTPERVELTFDMPLAEIVFDFYDRLKTVSKGYASFDYHPIGMKTSKLVRLDILLNAQTVDALSALIHADNAQNIGKKMCEKLKELIPRQQFDIPIQAAIGAKIISRETIKALRKDVTAKCYGGDISRKRKLLEKQKKGKKRMRQVGNVEIPQQAFMAVLKLND
- a CDS encoding outer membrane beta-barrel family protein; its protein translation is MPTKLLLFILLCPFVSFSQDIEVRGKIVDQQNLPIAYANVVLKNSEDSKILHGAVSNDDGHFVIKSVSPATYTLEISFIGFTTYETTLELTKVFDLHTITLQESAENLDAVNLVVKQPTFKKQSDRIVFNIEQTSLTEGSVMDVLKSTPGVLIMNDEISVKNNTNIIYLINDKRVYLSGEDLQILLSGTNATYVQEVEVITNPPAKFDAEGAAVINIKMSKNLITGYNGSLYANYTQGIHPRFKVGMNHFYKTDKLNIFANYSYGEREINLYDESTVNFIENNAIVGEWSSIGNRDTKSKSHNANANIDYTFNDANVLSFSANVNVTPYWKRHGLMETEAIDSSFVSVNDIDDSKTNIAANLDYVHTSESGQTLSVNLHHTNYDYDRYQDINSDYFDVNHVISRQNEFNSVSNQKTKIYSGQLDYSMTLNTDVALDFGVKFSAIDSDSDVAQFYSTKDRFINDEINSGVFNYNEENYAAYVNSSKYWDNWSISVGLRGEFTDVEGLATGSIDKGNSFDYFKLFPTFNVSHDFNESHSLGLSYGKRIARPTYASLNPFKYYYNDFAYLQGNPSLQPTISHLTTLSYTLKGTYTFEVYYRYEIDPINELVFQNNNSNRLIYLPTNLDKSIDYGFDFMTYKPITAFWSVYFINSIFHETAYFNAEQSGGITETNETWAMYTNVMNFFSFLEDRSLNGEISLLYLSPMINGSSNVSSRTQVDLGVKKSFNNGKWVVSLKASDIFRTTDFTLKNQYLNQDNSYYSRFDNQWIRFGLRYNFGNTKLKTNEKEAKELNERNRLNNEGADH
- a CDS encoding carboxypeptidase-like regulatory domain-containing protein, with the translated sequence MSLKLTFLFLFCSYFCFSQEIKISGKVLDDHKSPISYANVILVDKEDQSKIFGTITNTQGFFLVDNIVVGTYNLEISFVGYTGYNTELLIDKVMYLKPVILNEIAEENLKVIEVTIDDDDVKKPS